A genomic window from Caballeronia sp. SBC1 includes:
- a CDS encoding APC family permease: MKSSIQRNIGPVALLLTGLGSIIGSGWLFGAWKAAKIAGPAAIVAWVIGAVVILAIALTYAELGAMFPESGGMVRYARYSHGALVGFVSAWANWIAIVSVIPIEAEASIQYMSTWPYQWAHALFVDGSLTPVGLILSALLVIVYFLLNYWGVKLFARANSAITVFKFIIPGATILGLMLTGFHSENFGTSSSFAPYGWSAVLTAVATSGIVFSFNGFQSPVNLAGEARNPSKSIPFAVIGSILMALVIYVLLQVAYIGAVSPGDVLKGWSNFNFASPFAELALALNLNWLAFLLYVDAFVSPSGTGTTYMATTSRMIYAMERNNTLPKILGHVHPLYGVPRPAMFFNLGVAFVFMFFFRGWSSLAAVISVATVISYLTGPVSLMALRRAATDLHRPLMIKGMTIIAPFAFVCASEVLYWAKWPLTGEIILLMVVALPVYFYYQSKTGFHEWSDDLKAAWWLIVYLPAMALVSLIGSKEFGGRGLLPYGWDMALVAVMALAFYYWGVQTGYRSQYLEERESHDDILAEVGA; the protein is encoded by the coding sequence GTGAAAAGTTCTATTCAACGGAACATTGGACCGGTTGCGCTGCTGCTGACCGGCCTGGGTTCCATTATCGGCTCGGGCTGGCTATTCGGGGCTTGGAAAGCGGCCAAGATTGCAGGTCCTGCTGCCATCGTTGCGTGGGTTATTGGCGCTGTAGTCATTCTTGCCATTGCACTGACTTATGCCGAGCTGGGCGCAATGTTCCCGGAGTCTGGCGGAATGGTCCGGTATGCACGCTATTCGCATGGCGCGCTTGTTGGATTCGTCAGTGCCTGGGCGAACTGGATTGCGATCGTTTCGGTCATTCCGATTGAAGCGGAAGCATCGATTCAATATATGAGTACCTGGCCGTATCAATGGGCTCATGCACTCTTTGTTGACGGATCATTAACGCCGGTCGGATTAATTTTATCGGCATTATTGGTGATCGTATATTTCCTGCTGAATTACTGGGGCGTTAAATTATTTGCCCGCGCTAATTCGGCAATTACCGTATTCAAGTTCATTATTCCCGGTGCGACTATTCTCGGTCTTATGCTGACCGGTTTTCATAGCGAGAACTTCGGTACGAGTTCGAGTTTCGCGCCTTATGGCTGGTCCGCAGTGCTGACTGCCGTGGCTACCAGCGGTATCGTATTCAGCTTTAACGGGTTTCAGAGTCCCGTGAATCTCGCTGGAGAAGCGCGCAATCCGTCGAAGAGTATTCCGTTCGCGGTGATCGGCTCGATCCTGATGGCACTCGTAATCTATGTGTTGTTGCAAGTGGCATATATCGGCGCGGTCAGTCCTGGCGACGTGTTGAAAGGCTGGAGCAACTTCAACTTCGCGTCGCCATTCGCGGAACTCGCACTGGCGCTTAACCTCAACTGGCTCGCGTTTCTTCTTTACGTCGATGCGTTTGTCAGCCCAAGCGGTACCGGCACGACCTACATGGCGACCACCTCGCGCATGATCTACGCAATGGAGCGCAACAACACGCTGCCGAAGATCCTGGGTCACGTCCATCCGCTCTACGGCGTGCCACGTCCGGCGATGTTCTTCAACCTGGGCGTCGCGTTCGTCTTCATGTTCTTTTTCCGCGGCTGGAGTTCGCTGGCGGCGGTGATTTCGGTCGCAACCGTGATCTCGTATCTGACCGGCCCGGTGAGCTTAATGGCGCTGCGCCGTGCGGCCACGGACCTGCATCGGCCGTTGATGATCAAGGGTATGACCATCATCGCGCCGTTCGCGTTCGTGTGTGCCTCCGAGGTGTTGTATTGGGCAAAGTGGCCGCTGACCGGCGAGATCATCTTGCTGATGGTGGTCGCGTTGCCAGTGTATTTCTACTACCAGTCCAAGACCGGTTTTCACGAGTGGAGCGATGACCTGAAGGCGGCATGGTGGCTGATCGTATATTTGCCGGCGATGGCGCTTGTTTCGCTCATCGGCAGCAAGGAATTTGGCGGACGCGGATTATTGCCGTATGGCTGGGATATGGCGTTGGTGGCCGTCATGGCGCTGGCGTTTTATTACTGGGGCGTACAAACCGGATATCGCTCCCAATATCTCGAAGAACGCGAAAGCCACGACGATATCCTCGCCGAAGTCGGTGCGTGA
- a CDS encoding cold-shock protein produces the protein METGTVKWFNDAKGFGFITPDGGGEDLFAHFSEIRVEGFKTLQENQKVTFEVKTGPKGKQAANIKPA, from the coding sequence ATGGAAACCGGTACCGTCAAGTGGTTCAATGACGCAAAGGGCTTTGGCTTCATCACGCCGGACGGCGGCGGCGAAGATCTGTTCGCACATTTCTCTGAAATTCGCGTGGAAGGCTTCAAGACGCTTCAGGAAAACCAGAAGGTTACCTTCGAAGTGAAGACCGGCCCGAAGGGTAAGCAAGCTGCAAACATCAAACCGGCGTAA
- a CDS encoding Hsp70 family protein, which yields MTYCAIDFGTSNSAVALPDGASIRLAPVEGSATTLPTAVFFNTDEDEQAYGRAALESYIDGFDGRLMRSMKSILGSPLAETSTDLGDGSAIRYVDVITLFLQHLKQKAQAVSSTPIRRAVLGRPVFFVDDDPRADQLAQNQLQAAAQAIGLTDIHFQYEPIAAAFDYEARLTKEGLVLVADIGGGTSDFSLVRVGPARAKLLSRKDDVLAHYGVHVAGTDFDRRVELATILRELGYQSIAPEGREVPNRVYFDLATWHLINTVYGPKRVNELQLMRHLYSDSKHHDRLMRVVERRLGHALASHAETAKIEVAAGGETTIGMEEVEEALRIGFNEQQLIEAGLEETRRIVAAARETVHRAGVAPQDVGAIYFTGGSTGLGFLSQSLSNAFPEAEAVFGDRLASVATGLGIYARRLFG from the coding sequence ATGACTTATTGCGCGATCGATTTCGGCACGTCGAATTCAGCGGTCGCATTGCCCGACGGGGCGTCGATCCGGCTCGCGCCGGTCGAAGGCAGCGCCACCACGCTGCCGACCGCTGTCTTTTTCAACACGGACGAGGACGAGCAAGCCTACGGGCGGGCCGCGCTCGAGTCTTACATCGACGGCTTCGACGGCCGCCTGATGCGCTCCATGAAGAGCATTCTCGGCTCGCCCCTGGCTGAGACGAGCACGGACCTGGGCGACGGCTCCGCGATCCGCTACGTCGACGTCATCACGCTGTTCCTGCAGCATCTGAAGCAGAAGGCGCAGGCCGTTTCCAGCACGCCGATCAGGCGCGCGGTGCTGGGCCGCCCGGTATTTTTCGTCGATGACGATCCGCGCGCCGATCAGCTCGCCCAGAACCAGCTTCAGGCTGCGGCGCAAGCCATTGGTCTGACGGATATCCATTTCCAGTACGAACCGATTGCCGCCGCTTTCGACTATGAAGCGCGCCTGACGAAAGAAGGGCTGGTGCTGGTCGCCGATATTGGCGGCGGTACGTCGGACTTCTCGCTGGTGCGGGTTGGGCCGGCGCGCGCCAAGCTGTTGTCGCGAAAAGACGACGTGCTCGCGCATTACGGCGTCCATGTGGCTGGAACGGACTTCGACCGGCGTGTGGAGCTGGCGACAATTCTTCGTGAGCTCGGTTATCAGTCGATCGCACCGGAAGGCCGAGAAGTGCCGAACCGCGTTTATTTCGACCTCGCCACGTGGCATCTGATCAATACCGTCTACGGGCCGAAACGCGTCAACGAACTGCAGTTGATGCGGCACCTCTATAGCGACTCGAAGCACCACGACCGTCTGATGCGCGTGGTCGAGCGCCGTCTTGGACACGCGTTAGCGTCGCACGCGGAGACCGCGAAGATCGAAGTGGCGGCGGGCGGTGAGACCACGATCGGGATGGAGGAGGTGGAAGAGGCGCTGCGTATTGGCTTCAACGAGCAGCAGCTCATTGAAGCGGGGCTGGAAGAGACACGGCGAATCGTGGCGGCAGCGAGGGAAACGGTGCACCGCGCAGGTGTGGCGCCCCAGGACGTAGGCGCGATTTATTTCACCGGCGGATCGACGGGTCTTGGTTTCCTCTCGCAATCGCTCTCCAATGCGTTCCCGGAGGCTGAAGCGGTGTTTGGCGACCGGCTGGCCAGCGTAGCGACCGGGCTCGGTATTTATGCGCGCCGACTATTCGGCTGA
- a CDS encoding MFS transporter, giving the protein MNDTTTIRSVEGEKEAPARIIETDLPGRLDRLPWGRFHTLIVLALGITWLLDGLEVTLAGAVASALKSSHVLKFSNADVGFAGSAYIAGAVIGALGFGWLTDRLGRRKLFFITLFLYVAATAATAVSWNLASFVLFRFLTGAGIGGEYTAINSTIQEFTPARVRGWTDLAINGTFWVGAGLGAAGSIVLLDPGLLPPDYGWRACFLIGAILGLLILFMRMWVPESPRWLITHDRVDEAKEIVEGIEAKFHEHGVTLPTDPVKPLRLHARDHTKLSEVFHSLFHSHRRRSLVGLTLMTAQAFFYNAIFFTYALVLTDFYGVPGDRIGWYVLPFAAGNFLGPIMLGKLFDVLGRRKMIAFTYGMSGVLLTISGYMFEQGWLTSTTQTISWMVIFFFASSAASSAYLTVSETFPLEIRALAIAIFYAFGTALGGIVGPALFGRLIDTHQRGAVFTGYLIGSALMLLAAVVAGIWGVSAERKSLEDVARPLSSVEGD; this is encoded by the coding sequence ATGAACGACACCACGACCATCCGCTCAGTTGAAGGCGAAAAGGAAGCGCCAGCGAGGATCATTGAAACCGATTTGCCCGGAAGGCTCGACCGGCTGCCGTGGGGCCGCTTTCATACGCTGATTGTGCTGGCGCTCGGGATTACGTGGCTGCTCGACGGACTTGAAGTGACGCTTGCCGGCGCGGTGGCCAGCGCGTTGAAATCCAGTCACGTGCTCAAGTTTTCGAACGCCGATGTCGGGTTCGCCGGTAGCGCCTACATTGCGGGCGCAGTGATCGGCGCGCTGGGTTTCGGCTGGCTCACAGACCGGCTGGGACGTCGCAAGCTCTTTTTCATCACCCTGTTTTTGTACGTGGCGGCTACGGCAGCCACAGCCGTTTCGTGGAATCTCGCGAGTTTTGTGCTGTTTCGCTTCCTGACCGGCGCGGGGATCGGGGGCGAATATACAGCGATCAATTCCACGATCCAGGAGTTCACGCCGGCTCGCGTGCGTGGCTGGACGGACCTCGCGATCAACGGCACGTTCTGGGTGGGCGCGGGGCTCGGCGCTGCAGGTTCGATCGTGCTGCTCGATCCAGGCTTGCTGCCGCCCGATTACGGCTGGCGCGCGTGTTTTCTGATCGGCGCAATCCTGGGATTGCTGATCCTTTTCATGCGCATGTGGGTGCCCGAAAGTCCGCGCTGGCTGATCACCCATGACCGCGTGGACGAGGCGAAGGAAATTGTGGAGGGCATCGAGGCGAAGTTTCACGAACATGGCGTGACGTTGCCAACGGACCCCGTCAAACCGCTGCGCCTGCACGCCCGCGATCACACGAAACTCAGCGAAGTATTCCACTCGCTCTTTCATTCACATCGGCGGCGTTCACTGGTCGGATTGACGCTGATGACCGCCCAGGCGTTTTTCTATAACGCGATCTTTTTCACCTACGCGCTGGTGCTGACCGATTTCTACGGTGTGCCGGGGGATCGGATCGGCTGGTATGTGTTGCCGTTCGCCGCCGGCAATTTCCTCGGGCCGATCATGCTCGGCAAACTCTTCGATGTCCTCGGCCGGCGCAAGATGATCGCCTTCACCTACGGGATGTCGGGTGTTTTGCTGACCATCAGCGGATATATGTTCGAGCAGGGTTGGCTGACGAGCACCACGCAGACTATCTCCTGGATGGTGATCTTCTTCTTTGCATCGTCGGCGGCGAGTTCGGCGTATCTCACCGTCAGCGAAACCTTCCCGCTCGAGATTCGAGCGCTGGCCATCGCGATTTTCTATGCCTTTGGGACGGCGCTAGGCGGCATTGTGGGGCCCGCGCTGTTCGGTCGGCTGATTGACACGCATCAGCGCGGCGCGGTGTTTACGGGCTATCTGATCGGTTCTGCGCTGATGCTGCTGGCGGCGGTTGTCGCCGGAATCTGGGGGGTGTCGGCAGAACGCAAGTCGCTTGAGGACGTGGCGCGACCGTTGTCATCGGTGGAGGGGGATTGA